One genomic segment of Rhizobium gallicum bv. gallicum R602sp includes these proteins:
- the mutL gene encoding DNA mismatch repair endonuclease MutL codes for MVIRQLSETLINQIAAGEVIERPASAAKELIENALDAGATRIEIATSGGGKGLLRVSDNGSGMDAADLELAVKRHCTSKISTTLDDIRTLGFRGEALPSIGSVAKLSISSRRKDSAGGTEIAVAGGKILHLRPSASNPGTIVEVRDLFFATPARLKFLKTEKAEAAAITEVVKRMAIAFPGVRFVLSGTDRSTLEFPATGEDHLARMAQVLGKEFRDNAIELDAEREGIALTGFAGVPTFNRGNSAHQYAFVNGRPVQDKLILSAIRGAYAETIPAGRYPVAVLSLSLDPALVDVNVHPAKSDVRFRDPGLVRGLIVGAVREALARDGSRAATTGADGMLRSFRSGFQPGYQRPAQGAWSAGTSPSRPFQTANGGFGARPQASFDGLSMPAARAEPQAQPWQQSRSAEEPPPRYPLGAARAQIHENYIVAQTDDGLVIVDQHAAHERLVFEAMRKALQSTQLPSQVLLIPEIVDLPEEDCDRLMMHAEGLKGLGLAIERFGPGAIAVRETPAMLGEVDAQGLIRQLADEIAEWDTASGLSAKLEYVAATMACHGSVRSGRRLRPEEMNALLRQMEMTPGSGQCNHGRPTYIELKLSDIERLFGRS; via the coding sequence ATGGTCATCAGACAACTCTCCGAAACGCTCATCAACCAGATCGCCGCCGGCGAAGTCATCGAACGCCCGGCGAGCGCGGCGAAGGAGCTGATCGAAAATGCACTGGATGCCGGCGCGACCCGTATCGAGATCGCCACGTCCGGCGGCGGCAAAGGCTTACTGCGGGTCAGCGACAACGGCTCCGGCATGGATGCAGCAGATCTCGAACTTGCCGTGAAGCGGCATTGTACCTCGAAGATTTCCACGACCCTTGACGACATCCGCACGCTCGGCTTTCGTGGCGAAGCGCTGCCTTCGATCGGGTCCGTGGCGAAGCTCAGTATTTCCAGCCGCCGCAAGGATAGTGCGGGCGGCACCGAGATTGCCGTCGCGGGCGGCAAGATCCTGCATCTGAGGCCCTCGGCTTCCAATCCGGGCACGATCGTCGAAGTGCGCGATCTCTTTTTCGCAACACCTGCGCGACTGAAGTTCCTTAAGACAGAGAAGGCGGAAGCGGCGGCTATTACGGAAGTCGTCAAGCGCATGGCGATCGCCTTTCCCGGCGTGCGCTTCGTCCTGTCCGGCACCGATCGCAGCACGCTCGAATTTCCGGCAACCGGAGAGGATCATTTGGCGCGCATGGCGCAGGTGCTCGGCAAGGAATTCCGCGATAACGCAATCGAACTCGACGCCGAGCGCGAAGGCATCGCTCTCACCGGCTTTGCCGGCGTACCGACCTTCAACCGCGGCAACTCCGCCCATCAATATGCCTTCGTCAACGGCCGGCCGGTCCAGGACAAACTGATCCTTTCGGCGATCCGCGGCGCCTATGCCGAGACGATCCCGGCCGGACGCTATCCGGTGGCTGTCTTGTCGCTGTCGCTCGATCCGGCGCTGGTGGATGTCAACGTGCATCCGGCCAAGTCGGACGTACGCTTCCGCGATCCGGGCCTCGTGCGCGGGTTGATCGTCGGCGCGGTGCGCGAGGCGCTGGCGCGTGACGGAAGCCGGGCGGCAACGACCGGCGCGGACGGTATGCTGCGCTCCTTCAGGTCGGGTTTCCAGCCGGGTTACCAGCGGCCAGCGCAAGGCGCATGGTCGGCCGGGACGTCCCCATCGCGCCCGTTTCAGACGGCAAACGGCGGCTTTGGCGCAAGGCCGCAGGCGTCCTTCGACGGACTGAGCATGCCGGCTGCGCGCGCCGAACCGCAGGCGCAGCCATGGCAGCAGTCGCGATCAGCCGAAGAACCGCCGCCGCGTTACCCGCTCGGCGCTGCGCGCGCACAGATCCACGAGAACTACATCGTCGCGCAGACGGATGACGGGCTTGTCATCGTCGACCAGCACGCCGCACATGAGCGGCTGGTCTTCGAGGCAATGCGAAAGGCGCTGCAATCGACACAACTGCCATCACAGGTGCTGCTGATCCCGGAAATCGTCGACCTGCCGGAAGAGGATTGCGACCGGCTGATGATGCATGCCGAAGGCCTCAAGGGGCTTGGGCTTGCAATCGAGCGCTTCGGGCCGGGGGCGATTGCCGTACGCGAAACGCCGGCCATGCTCGGCGAGGTCGATGCGCAGGGCCTCATCCGACAGCTTGCCGACGAGATTGCCGAATGGGATACGGCCTCCGGCCTTTCGGCCAAGCTCGAATATGTCGCCGCGACCATGGCCTGCCACGGCTCGGTGCGCTCCGGCCGCAGGCTCCGGCCGGAGGAAATGAATGCGCTGCTTCGGCAGATGGAAATGACGCCGGGCTCCGGCCAGTGCAATCACGGGCGACCGACCTATATCGAACTGAAGCTGTCGGATATCGAGCGGCTGTTCGGACGCAGCTGA
- a CDS encoding response regulator, with protein MSAGFEKADASSVSDEMPAEIDLQAALFDAFSDGLSAALIIYDKNDQMIFASRQVLDFFPISSVMLKPGTRLRDFLGAVYDTGVRQQYAARQPGIPLGREDWLSQKIASHWRERFEVVERHGSDRWIRLVKRRLPSGYCVSIISNISEEKKREEQWRADLERVQLTEDILDNLPFPLFVKDRNLTYVAVNIAFCEKYQTSVEEVLGRKSGDLFSPEVAKRFEESDRHVLETGEMSVVRQRQVARDGSERDIVSRKHRIGKPGRYFIVSTMQDLPRDGADLDEFDQATSVTTSSSQSYRRAYVPLNGDHERRPPAPMETIVPENFSGRKILVVTGDLAAETAALRTLAKYGFEACSVRGEDEEERFLEIATSSGIALDLLIVDNQMGMRCLELAGQYGIPALVMDGFQLANELTFQIARHFNRNNRTAPEGEADWEINTSSEMDFLEVLVAEDNDINQIVFSQILEGLGYRYLIAASGDEAVRLWAEYRPQIVLMDISLPGLNGFEAARMIRQMEDNHPHKTPIVGVLTQAFERDRAECAKAGMDDVIMKPVSPDILETLFQKHLAAEPLRAHV; from the coding sequence ATGAGTGCCGGCTTCGAAAAGGCGGACGCATCATCCGTGAGCGATGAGATGCCGGCCGAAATCGACCTGCAGGCTGCGCTCTTCGATGCCTTTTCGGACGGCCTTTCGGCCGCCCTCATCATCTACGACAAGAACGATCAGATGATCTTCGCGAGCCGCCAGGTGCTCGATTTCTTCCCGATTTCGTCCGTGATGTTGAAGCCTGGAACCCGGCTTCGCGATTTTCTCGGCGCCGTCTACGACACCGGCGTGCGTCAGCAATATGCGGCCAGGCAGCCGGGCATACCGCTCGGTCGCGAGGATTGGCTGTCCCAGAAGATTGCCTCGCATTGGCGCGAGCGCTTCGAAGTCGTCGAGCGCCATGGCAGCGACCGCTGGATCCGCCTGGTCAAGCGTCGTCTGCCGAGCGGCTATTGCGTATCGATCATTTCCAATATTTCGGAGGAGAAGAAGCGTGAGGAGCAGTGGCGCGCCGATCTCGAACGTGTGCAGCTGACCGAGGACATACTCGACAATCTGCCGTTCCCGCTCTTCGTCAAGGATCGCAACCTCACCTACGTCGCCGTCAACATCGCCTTCTGCGAGAAATACCAGACGAGTGTCGAGGAGGTGCTCGGCCGCAAGAGCGGGGATCTCTTCTCGCCCGAAGTTGCCAAGCGCTTCGAGGAGAGCGACCGGCATGTTCTGGAAACCGGCGAGATGTCCGTCGTGCGGCAGCGACAGGTCGCCCGCGACGGTTCGGAGCGCGACATCGTCAGCCGCAAGCATCGCATCGGCAAGCCGGGACGCTACTTTATCGTATCCACGATGCAGGATCTGCCGCGCGACGGCGCCGATCTCGACGAATTCGACCAGGCAACGTCCGTCACCACCTCCAGCAGTCAATCCTATCGCCGCGCCTATGTGCCGCTGAATGGCGATCACGAGCGCCGGCCGCCGGCCCCGATGGAAACGATCGTTCCGGAGAATTTCTCCGGCCGCAAGATCCTCGTCGTCACAGGCGACCTCGCAGCTGAAACCGCCGCCCTCCGCACGCTTGCGAAATACGGCTTCGAGGCCTGCTCCGTTCGCGGCGAAGACGAAGAAGAGCGCTTCCTGGAGATCGCAACCTCGTCCGGCATCGCGCTGGATCTTCTGATCGTCGACAATCAGATGGGCATGCGCTGCCTGGAACTTGCCGGACAATACGGCATCCCGGCGCTGGTCATGGATGGTTTCCAGCTTGCCAACGAGCTTACCTTCCAGATCGCCCGCCACTTCAATCGCAACAACCGCACCGCACCGGAAGGCGAGGCCGACTGGGAAATCAATACGTCTTCCGAGATGGATTTCCTGGAGGTGCTTGTGGCGGAAGACAACGACATCAACCAGATTGTCTTTTCCCAGATACTGGAAGGACTGGGTTACCGCTACCTGATCGCAGCCAGCGGCGACGAAGCAGTGCGCCTCTGGGCGGAATACAGGCCGCAAATCGTGCTGATGGACATTTCACTGCCGGGATTGAACGGTTTCGAGGCGGCGCGCATGATCCGCCAGATGGAAGACAACCACCCGCATAAGACGCCGATCGTCGGCGTCCTGACGCAGGCATTCGAGCGGGATCGCGCCGAATGCGCGAAGGCCGGCATGGATGACGTCATCATGAAGCCGGTCAGTCCGGACATACTGGAAACGCTGTTCCAGAAGCATCTCGCTGCCGAGCCGCTGCGGGCGCACGTCTGA
- the lpxK gene encoding tetraacyldisaccharide 4'-kinase — translation MVSEAPPFWWTKADWRAWALSPFSFLYGRIAGYRMTHARRASVLVPVICIGNFTVGGAGKTPTALTIARAAKAKGLRPGFLSRGYGGSLDVTVVVDPAHHRAVAVGDEPLLLAREAMTVVSRRRIEGAERLVREGADLIIMDDGFQSARLAIDYALLVIDTTRGLGNGHTVPGGPVRAPISVQMRYASALLKVGKGNAADAIVRMAARAAKPYFTASLKVCGENDLAGRKVLAFAGIADPGKFFRTVESLGAEIAIGRSFGDHEHLSDDEMADLLSTAERDDLLIVTTSKDFVRLAGHHGKAEELAAKCRVIEVEMAFEDPQAPGLIIDRAMEACRERRLSKSRKSG, via the coding sequence ATGGTATCCGAAGCGCCGCCGTTTTGGTGGACGAAAGCTGATTGGCGGGCGTGGGCGCTCTCGCCCTTTTCCTTCCTCTATGGACGGATCGCCGGCTATCGCATGACGCATGCGCGCCGCGCTTCCGTTCTCGTTCCCGTCATTTGCATCGGCAATTTCACCGTAGGCGGCGCCGGCAAGACGCCGACAGCGCTGACGATCGCTCGGGCCGCCAAGGCCAAGGGGCTGCGGCCCGGCTTCTTGAGCCGTGGCTATGGCGGCTCCCTGGACGTCACCGTCGTTGTCGATCCCGCTCATCATCGCGCCGTTGCCGTTGGCGACGAGCCGCTGCTGCTTGCCCGCGAGGCGATGACCGTCGTTTCGCGCCGCCGCATCGAAGGCGCCGAACGGCTCGTCAGGGAAGGGGCCGACCTCATCATCATGGATGATGGTTTCCAGAGCGCGCGGCTGGCGATCGACTATGCTCTGCTCGTCATCGACACGACGCGCGGCCTGGGCAATGGGCATACGGTGCCGGGCGGTCCCGTGCGCGCGCCGATCTCCGTGCAGATGCGCTATGCCAGCGCGCTCCTGAAAGTGGGAAAGGGCAATGCCGCCGATGCGATCGTACGCATGGCTGCCCGTGCCGCGAAACCCTACTTCACCGCATCGCTGAAGGTTTGTGGAGAAAACGACCTCGCCGGCCGGAAGGTGCTGGCTTTTGCAGGCATTGCCGATCCGGGCAAGTTCTTCCGGACGGTGGAATCACTGGGCGCCGAAATCGCAATCGGCAGATCCTTCGGCGACCACGAACACCTGAGCGACGATGAGATGGCTGACCTGCTGTCGACCGCCGAACGCGACGACCTGCTGATCGTCACCACCTCGAAGGATTTCGTGCGGCTTGCCGGCCACCATGGCAAAGCGGAGGAACTCGCCGCCAAATGCCGGGTCATCGAAGTCGAAATGGCGTTCGAAGACCCGCAGGCACCCGGCCTCATCATCGATCGTGCCATGGAGGCCTGCCGGGAGCGGCGGCTGAGTAAAAGCCGGAAGTCCGGATGA
- a CDS encoding DUF4170 domain-containing protein, producing the protein MTESGGKKQLLHLVFGGELESLTDVQFRDLNDLDIVGIFPDYASALGAWKAKAQSTVDNAHMRYFIVHMHRLLDPQDKAGNK; encoded by the coding sequence ATGACGGAATCTGGCGGCAAAAAGCAGCTCTTGCATCTCGTATTTGGCGGAGAACTGGAAAGCCTGACCGATGTTCAGTTCCGGGATCTGAATGATCTCGATATTGTCGGTATTTTTCCGGATTACGCCTCGGCGCTAGGGGCCTGGAAGGCCAAGGCGCAGTCGACCGTGGACAACGCACATATGCGTTACTTCATCGTCCATATGCATCGCTTGCTCGATCCGCAGGACAAGGCTGGAAATAAATAA
- a CDS encoding putative bifunctional diguanylate cyclase/phosphodiesterase has translation MMKPADIPFLPVSQNELQAMAYTDPLTGLGNRHRMRDRVSQISTERASDPAPFTIGIANLDSFKPINDLFGSAAGDEILCQVAHRLKACIPDGALVTRHDGDEFAFVLPLIFERASAEKFGQMIREVLSAPYDLGDRNVRLSASFGFAIYPFAGAEFEELLKSAETALYRSKRRGRSQITVYSREIAQEMKRATQLEQALRNAIISDAIDVHFQPIVSLSNNQVVGFEALARWNDTDLGFVSPGVFVPLAEERGFIDALSETLLRKAAEAALSWPRELFLSFNLSSAQLMDPGTSSNVLSILGRVGLDPHRLELEITETAVMSSTDTAHRILSDLRQAGVRISLDDFGTGQSSLGRLRDFIFDKVKIDRAFVSRINSDRASEHIIKAILTMCEGLDLEVVAEGIEDYSEAVKLRSLGCGMGQGYHFGKPADGIATLRFLHENYYDSAAIDRVSA, from the coding sequence ATAATGAAGCCGGCGGACATACCCTTCTTGCCTGTGAGCCAGAATGAGCTTCAGGCCATGGCTTACACCGATCCGCTGACCGGGCTCGGCAACCGCCATCGCATGCGCGACAGGGTCAGTCAGATTTCCACGGAACGCGCAAGCGATCCGGCTCCCTTCACCATCGGCATCGCCAACCTCGATTCCTTCAAGCCGATCAACGATCTTTTCGGCTCTGCAGCCGGCGACGAAATTCTCTGCCAGGTCGCCCACCGCCTGAAGGCATGTATACCGGATGGCGCGCTGGTCACCCGCCACGACGGCGACGAATTCGCTTTCGTGCTGCCGCTGATCTTCGAGCGTGCAAGCGCTGAAAAGTTCGGCCAGATGATCCGTGAGGTGCTGTCGGCGCCTTATGATCTCGGCGACCGCAACGTGCGGCTTTCCGCCTCCTTCGGCTTTGCCATCTATCCTTTCGCCGGTGCGGAGTTCGAGGAGCTTTTGAAAAGCGCTGAAACCGCTCTCTATCGCTCGAAGCGCCGCGGCCGCAGCCAGATCACTGTCTATTCGCGCGAGATCGCGCAGGAGATGAAGCGCGCAACACAGCTCGAGCAGGCGCTTCGAAATGCTATCATCTCAGACGCCATCGACGTGCATTTCCAGCCGATCGTCTCTTTGTCGAACAATCAGGTGGTCGGCTTCGAGGCCCTGGCGCGCTGGAACGATACGGACCTCGGCTTTGTTTCGCCGGGCGTTTTCGTGCCGCTCGCCGAAGAGCGCGGCTTCATCGACGCGCTGTCGGAAACCTTGCTTCGAAAGGCTGCCGAAGCGGCACTCTCCTGGCCGCGCGAGCTATTCCTGTCGTTTAACCTGTCCTCCGCCCAGCTCATGGATCCAGGCACAAGCAGCAACGTGCTCTCCATTCTCGGCCGCGTCGGCTTAGACCCGCACCGTTTGGAGTTGGAAATCACCGAAACGGCGGTCATGAGTTCCACCGATACCGCCCACCGCATCCTTTCCGATCTTCGGCAGGCAGGCGTGCGTATCTCGCTCGACGATTTCGGCACCGGTCAATCGAGCCTCGGGCGCCTTCGCGACTTCATCTTCGACAAGGTGAAGATCGACCGCGCCTTCGTCTCGCGCATCAATTCAGACCGCGCCTCCGAGCATATCATCAAGGCGATCCTGACGATGTGCGAAGGCCTAGATCTCGAAGTGGTTGCCGAGGGCATCGAGGATTATTCGGAGGCCGTGAAGCTGCGGTCGCTCGGCTGCGGCATGGGGCAGGGCTACCATTTCGGCAAGCCCGCCGATGGCATAGCCACATTGCGCTTCCTCCACGAAAACTATTACGACTCGGCCGCGATTGATCGCGTGTCGGCCTGA
- the waaA gene encoding lipid IV(A) 3-deoxy-D-manno-octulosonic acid transferase, translated as MSSPRARFALGVYRTAGVIASPIVGAYLAYRTAKGKEERARRTERFGYASANRPQGPLVWFHAASVGETNAVIPLIREIRRRDIHVILTTGTITSARLAAERMGNEAIHQYVPLDLKPAVSRFLEYWQPDCAIIAESEIWPATVMELGRRRIPQILVNARMSDRSFARWQRRTAIAEALFENLALVIAQSDIDAERFRDLGARHVTTSGNLKVDTDAPPYDASVLARYKKQIGDRKTWAAISTFDGEENAAAVVHRTLKERNGQLTIIVPRHPERSDEIEEMLVKQGLKVARRTRDDLLSPDVDIFLGDTIGEMGLYLRMTEVAFVGRSLFAEGGQNPLEPAMLGCAVLSGSNVQNFRDAYQKLARRGSARMVRDTEMLAKGVHYLLINGEARRSMIEAGVMTVQEMRGALTATVKSLEPYINPLTVKARLLPRSVAEG; from the coding sequence ATGAGTTCGCCAAGAGCGCGGTTCGCGCTGGGCGTCTATAGGACGGCAGGGGTCATCGCCTCTCCGATCGTCGGCGCCTATCTCGCCTACCGGACCGCCAAGGGCAAGGAAGAGCGTGCGCGCCGCACGGAGCGCTTTGGCTATGCCAGCGCAAACCGGCCGCAGGGTCCGCTTGTCTGGTTTCATGCTGCGAGTGTCGGTGAGACCAACGCCGTCATTCCGCTTATCCGCGAAATCCGCCGCCGCGACATTCATGTGATCCTGACGACGGGCACGATCACCTCGGCAAGGCTCGCCGCCGAGCGCATGGGCAATGAGGCGATCCATCAATATGTACCGCTCGACCTGAAGCCCGCCGTCAGCCGCTTCCTCGAATACTGGCAGCCGGATTGCGCCATCATTGCAGAGTCGGAAATCTGGCCGGCGACCGTCATGGAACTCGGCCGCCGCCGCATTCCGCAGATCCTCGTCAATGCGCGCATGTCGGATCGCTCCTTCGCGCGCTGGCAGCGTCGAACGGCCATTGCCGAGGCGCTGTTCGAGAACCTCGCGCTTGTGATCGCGCAGTCGGACATCGATGCCGAGCGTTTTCGCGATCTCGGGGCAAGGCACGTGACGACCTCCGGCAATCTCAAGGTCGATACGGATGCACCTCCTTATGACGCATCCGTACTCGCCCGCTATAAGAAGCAGATCGGCGATCGCAAGACTTGGGCTGCGATCTCGACTTTCGACGGCGAGGAAAATGCCGCGGCGGTTGTTCATCGCACACTGAAGGAGCGCAACGGCCAGCTGACGATCATCGTGCCGCGCCATCCCGAGCGCTCCGACGAGATCGAAGAAATGCTCGTCAAGCAGGGCCTCAAGGTTGCTCGCCGCACGCGCGATGACCTACTCTCGCCGGATGTCGATATCTTCCTCGGCGATACGATCGGCGAAATGGGTCTTTACCTGCGGATGACGGAAGTCGCCTTCGTCGGCCGTTCGCTCTTTGCCGAAGGCGGACAAAATCCGCTCGAACCCGCCATGCTGGGCTGCGCTGTACTTTCCGGCAGCAATGTCCAGAACTTCCGCGACGCCTATCAGAAGCTTGCCCGCCGCGGCAGCGCCCGCATGGTGCGCGATACCGAGATGCTGGCCAAGGGGGTGCATTATCTGCTCATCAACGGCGAGGCGCGGCGTAGTATGATCGAGGCCGGCGTCATGACCGTGCAGGAAATGCGCGGCGCGCTGACGGCGACGGTGAAGTCTCTCGAGCCTTACATCAATCCGCTGACGGTGAAGGCAAGACTGCTGCCGAGGTCGGTGGCAGAGGGCTGA
- a CDS encoding PRC-barrel domain-containing protein, translating to MTRKLLTTVAAGALFATAFAPAAFSQTAPQPATPDATQTAPADPAAPKMPDATPPAGDAQAPAPAPSTDTAEAGAYLTEQGADQISANSYIGQSVYTGENESIGEVNDLIMNKDGGLVAAVIGVGGFIGIGEKNVAVPMDKITAAQNTQDGSLKLTTSETAESLKAAPEFKTLQALAAEKAPAPSGTMPSDPTATGSTNK from the coding sequence ATGACACGCAAACTTCTGACGACCGTTGCCGCTGGCGCCTTGTTTGCCACGGCTTTCGCGCCGGCGGCGTTCTCGCAGACTGCACCGCAGCCGGCCACCCCCGATGCAACCCAGACGGCTCCGGCCGACCCGGCAGCACCAAAGATGCCGGATGCGACCCCTCCGGCTGGCGACGCTCAGGCTCCGGCTCCGGCTCCGTCGACTGATACGGCCGAGGCAGGTGCATACCTGACAGAACAGGGTGCAGACCAGATCAGCGCCAATTCCTATATTGGCCAGTCTGTTTATACCGGCGAGAACGAAAGCATCGGTGAGGTCAACGACCTGATCATGAACAAGGATGGCGGCTTGGTTGCTGCTGTCATCGGTGTCGGCGGCTTCATTGGTATCGGTGAAAAGAACGTTGCAGTGCCGATGGACAAGATCACCGCTGCCCAGAACACGCAGGACGGCAGCCTCAAGCTGACGACCTCGGAGACGGCAGAGTCTCTGAAGGCCGCTCCGGAATTCAAGACCCTGCAGGCTCTGGCCGCTGAAAAGGCTCCGGCGCCTTCGGGCACGATGCCGTCAGACCCGACAGCTACGGGTTCGACCAATAAATAA
- a CDS encoding HAD family hydrolase, translated as MKKMTAAQIKGILFDKDGTLLDYDESWLPVNRELARIASQGDPALADHLLLATGMDPVTGHIVPDSLLAAGNTRQIAEGLVAAGSRVDVIELTIKLDALFSHAADFSVPVTDLAAFFGRLHRRGFKLGIASSDNERSIRQTAQRFGFAEFVNYIAGYDSGFGIKPDAGMVLGFCKATGLEPAQVAVVGDNNHDLHMGHNAEAGLKIAVLTGTGSRESLAAASDYCLNDITELEGLLPDLQLA; from the coding sequence ATGAAAAAGATGACGGCTGCGCAAATCAAGGGCATCCTCTTCGACAAGGACGGCACCCTGCTCGATTATGATGAGAGCTGGCTGCCGGTGAACCGTGAATTGGCGCGCATCGCCTCGCAAGGCGATCCGGCGCTAGCCGACCATCTGTTGCTGGCGACCGGGATGGACCCGGTGACCGGCCATATCGTGCCCGACAGTCTGCTGGCTGCCGGCAATACCCGGCAGATCGCCGAGGGGCTGGTCGCGGCGGGTTCCAGGGTCGATGTCATTGAACTGACGATCAAGCTCGACGCTCTCTTTTCCCATGCCGCCGACTTTTCCGTACCGGTCACCGATCTTGCCGCCTTCTTCGGCCGCCTGCACCGCCGCGGCTTCAAGCTCGGCATCGCGTCCAGCGACAACGAGCGCTCGATCCGCCAGACCGCTCAGCGCTTCGGTTTCGCCGAGTTCGTGAACTACATCGCCGGTTATGACAGCGGCTTCGGCATCAAGCCGGACGCTGGAATGGTTCTCGGCTTCTGCAAGGCGACCGGGCTGGAGCCGGCGCAAGTGGCGGTCGTCGGCGACAACAATCACGACCTGCACATGGGCCACAATGCCGAGGCCGGCCTCAAGATCGCCGTGCTGACGGGCACCGGCTCGCGGGAATCGTTGGCTGCCGCATCCGACTATTGCCTCAACGATATCACCGAACTCGAAGGCCTGTTGCCGGACCTGCAATTGGCATGA
- a CDS encoding DUF2093 domain-containing protein yields the protein MNLFEGNGNREAKIRYLDADFQILSPGSYVICAMTGKHIPLDELRYWSVARQEPYADVVSSLEADKRAGVLPNQKR from the coding sequence ATGAACTTGTTTGAAGGAAACGGAAACCGCGAGGCGAAGATCCGCTATCTCGATGCAGATTTCCAGATCCTGTCGCCGGGTTCCTATGTCATCTGCGCCATGACCGGCAAGCATATCCCGCTCGACGAGCTGCGCTACTGGAGCGTTGCCCGCCAGGAACCCTATGCCGACGTCGTTTCTTCGCTCGAAGCCGACAAGCGCGCCGGCGTTCTGCCGAACCAGAAGCGCTGA